The Enterobacter kobei genome has a segment encoding these proteins:
- a CDS encoding AraC family transcriptional regulator: MGETQLLERITLDRQAISFNRMYTTSAVYYHWHQCVELLYISSGYGIVVVDNQHYTARPGRLFVFPPFRLHKVQVDHSDKNPYHRTTMHIAQSVVESALSTFPRHQARFASLAASNLPAQIYDLSTHAAFIERILEQFQRLEDNAQTEACEVAFLVMQLMTCLPEQPQPYPPRQQTVASRIMSWVEAHYGSKFSLDRLAHDLGLSRSYTSRIFRQQTGGSIHEYLLTRRIKSSCDLLRYSDEPVDAIALAVGFSEVTYFITCFKKMMRQTPLQYRRSNSGTRIPG; this comes from the coding sequence ATGGGTGAAACGCAACTGCTGGAACGCATTACGCTCGATCGGCAGGCCATTTCATTTAACCGCATGTACACCACCAGCGCGGTTTACTACCACTGGCATCAGTGCGTTGAATTGCTCTATATTTCCAGCGGTTATGGCATCGTGGTGGTGGACAATCAGCACTACACCGCCCGTCCGGGGCGTTTATTTGTCTTCCCGCCCTTCCGTTTGCACAAAGTGCAGGTTGATCATAGCGATAAGAACCCCTACCACCGCACCACCATGCACATTGCGCAATCGGTCGTCGAAAGTGCGCTCAGCACCTTTCCGCGCCATCAGGCCCGCTTCGCCTCGCTGGCCGCCAGCAATCTCCCGGCACAAATTTACGATCTCAGCACGCACGCGGCGTTTATTGAGAGAATACTTGAACAGTTTCAGCGCCTGGAGGACAACGCGCAGACCGAGGCCTGCGAGGTGGCATTTCTGGTGATGCAGCTCATGACATGTCTGCCCGAGCAGCCGCAGCCCTACCCGCCGCGCCAGCAGACCGTCGCCTCGCGGATAATGAGCTGGGTCGAAGCCCACTATGGCAGCAAGTTTTCGCTCGATCGGTTAGCGCACGACCTGGGGCTCTCGCGAAGCTATACCTCACGCATTTTCCGCCAGCAGACCGGCGGTAGCATCCACGAATATTTGCTGACCCGGCGGATTAAAAGCAGCTGCGATCTGTTACGGTACAGCGATGAGCCTGTTGACGCCATTGCACTGGCAGTGGGGTTTAGCGAGGTGACCTATTTCATTACCTGCTTTAAAAAGATGATGCGTCAGACGCCGCTGCAGTATCGACGGAGTAACTCCGGCACCAGAATTCCCGGTTAA
- a CDS encoding DUF2264 domain-containing protein: MQPENIHVDNPLTSRDEVLRLVNDMLNAVTPYFKKDASRIDLANFTAHYGQQVASMETFSRLLWGITPLLAGGSEPQHFSFYLQAIKNGTNPQHADYWGDVGPFDQRIVEMAAYGLLLALAGETVLAHFTETEKENLWRWLKQCETQDIPDNNWHFFPILVQVGFHYCGMPTHPQALENHFAAMEHYYLGDGWYSDGPGRPRDYYISMGFHFYGLIYAKLMADVDPTRCATLRDRAARFSSDFIHFFAEDGAAIPFGRSLTYRFAEAAFWSAAAFAGLEVFSPGVIKGIVLRHLRWWLKQPIFDRDGILSVGYSYPNLAMAEDYNAPGSPYWGLKTLLVLALDEGDAFWQAAELPLPPLPAQHTIAHADQVVVHQADHLWMLTSGQLELNNFVNTEAKYCKFAYSTRFGFTLERGRYGLNHAAPDSMLLLAEKDNYWRGRRECQHVVTADGTIYSRWLPWRDVVIESWLLALGDWQLRVHRINTQRALDCAEGGFSLANRPQPQAQEMESACWLRNAQDASAIFCLHPHARRGETVVTPPNSNLLFAERAAVPLLRGELDPGTHLLTSAVWAGNAAGFDPQHCPQAFISDDAVRFVMARQETTLVLAPETSL; encoded by the coding sequence GTGCAACCTGAAAATATTCATGTGGATAACCCACTGACGAGCCGTGATGAGGTACTGCGGCTGGTTAACGATATGCTGAACGCGGTGACGCCTTATTTTAAAAAAGACGCCAGCCGCATTGATTTAGCGAACTTTACCGCTCACTACGGCCAGCAGGTCGCGAGCATGGAAACCTTTTCCCGCCTGCTGTGGGGCATCACGCCATTGTTGGCTGGCGGCAGCGAGCCGCAACACTTCTCTTTCTATTTACAGGCGATAAAAAACGGCACCAATCCGCAGCATGCTGATTACTGGGGCGATGTCGGCCCTTTCGATCAGCGAATCGTCGAAATGGCGGCTTACGGGTTACTGCTGGCGCTGGCGGGCGAAACCGTCTTGGCACATTTCACTGAGACGGAGAAAGAGAATCTATGGCGCTGGCTAAAGCAGTGCGAGACCCAGGATATCCCCGATAACAACTGGCACTTCTTTCCGATTCTGGTGCAGGTTGGCTTCCATTATTGTGGCATGCCGACCCATCCGCAGGCGCTGGAAAATCATTTCGCTGCCATGGAGCACTACTATCTTGGCGATGGCTGGTACTCCGATGGTCCGGGCCGGCCGCGCGACTATTACATCTCGATGGGCTTCCATTTCTATGGACTGATTTACGCGAAGCTAATGGCCGATGTTGATCCAACGCGGTGTGCAACCCTGCGCGATCGCGCCGCGCGTTTCTCCTCTGACTTTATCCATTTCTTTGCCGAAGACGGCGCGGCGATCCCGTTTGGCCGTAGCCTGACCTACCGCTTTGCCGAGGCGGCGTTCTGGAGTGCGGCGGCTTTCGCCGGGCTGGAGGTCTTTTCGCCTGGCGTGATTAAGGGCATCGTGCTGCGCCATCTGCGCTGGTGGCTGAAGCAGCCGATATTCGACCGCGACGGCATACTGAGCGTCGGCTACAGCTACCCGAATCTGGCGATGGCGGAAGACTACAACGCGCCGGGTTCACCGTACTGGGGCCTGAAGACCCTGCTGGTACTGGCATTAGATGAGGGCGACGCCTTCTGGCAGGCGGCCGAGCTGCCGCTGCCGCCATTGCCCGCGCAGCACACGATAGCCCACGCGGATCAGGTGGTGGTGCATCAGGCCGATCACCTGTGGATGCTGACGTCCGGCCAGCTGGAGCTGAACAACTTCGTGAATACCGAAGCGAAATACTGCAAATTTGCCTATTCCACCCGCTTTGGCTTCACCCTCGAACGCGGGCGCTACGGCCTGAACCATGCCGCACCCGATTCGATGCTGCTGCTGGCCGAAAAAGATAACTACTGGCGTGGTCGCCGTGAATGCCAGCACGTGGTCACCGCTGACGGCACCATTTACAGCCGCTGGCTGCCGTGGCGCGACGTGGTGATTGAGAGCTGGCTGCTGGCGCTGGGCGACTGGCAACTGCGCGTCCATCGTATCAATACTCAACGCGCGCTGGATTGCGCGGAAGGGGGCTTTAGCCTCGCGAACCGCCCACAGCCGCAGGCGCAGGAGATGGAAAGCGCCTGCTGGTTACGCAATGCCCAGGATGCCTCAGCCATTTTCTGTTTACATCCGCACGCCCGCCGCGGCGAAACGGTGGTGACGCCGCCAAACAGTAATCTGTTGTTTGCCGAGCGCGCGGCAGTGCCGCTGCTGCGCGGTGAACTCGACCCCGGCACGCATTTGCTGACAAGCGCGGTGTGGGCGGGAAATGCCGCAGGCTTCGATCCGCAACACTGCCCGCAGGCCTTCATTAGCGATGACGCGGTACGCTTCGTGATGGCACGACAAGAAACGACGCTCGTTCTGGCCCCGGAGACATCGCTATGA
- a CDS encoding oligosaccharide MFS transporter, whose amino-acid sequence MSTSSSVRAAQYKMSTFIFLYFFTWSSSFGLYALWLSQKVGLDSITIGSVFAINGVFAVVLKPVYGYIMDKIGMSKWLLYFVCAISALMAPFFALVYQPLLESHAMAGIIIGALYLSLGWYAGVAASESYADRFSRLYGLEFGRIRMWGSLGWAMAASVSGLLFNVTPLANFLLSSGTSVLMLLVLISLKIGDEQLRNNSVISANKIVFADVLMLLKNRKFWMFSLYVAGVAWMMFIAEQQFPRYFVSFFATKEQGNAWYGYLSTVQSGMEFLMMMCIPWLVNHYGAKRGLVFCGCVVGARLIASGLTSDPIVISIIKPFYGVEIALLLISVFKYIAEHFHRRINATMYLLGYQAMIYVGSIVVAPPAGYLYDKIGFEHTYLLMGCCALIFTLISAFTLSRCQSKCDVSRPFAPALDSAPVEPAKH is encoded by the coding sequence ATGAGCACATCATCGTCCGTACGCGCCGCACAGTACAAAATGAGTACCTTTATTTTTCTCTACTTCTTCACCTGGTCATCCAGCTTTGGCCTGTACGCCTTGTGGCTGAGCCAGAAAGTGGGCCTCGATAGCATCACTATCGGCAGCGTGTTCGCCATCAATGGCGTCTTCGCGGTTGTCCTGAAGCCGGTGTATGGCTACATCATGGACAAAATCGGCATGAGCAAGTGGCTGCTCTATTTTGTCTGCGCCATTTCTGCGCTGATGGCACCGTTTTTTGCGCTGGTATACCAGCCGCTGCTGGAAAGCCATGCGATGGCCGGGATTATCATCGGCGCGCTGTATCTGAGCCTGGGCTGGTACGCTGGCGTGGCGGCGTCTGAATCTTACGCTGACCGCTTTAGCCGCCTGTACGGGCTGGAGTTTGGCCGCATCAGAATGTGGGGTTCGCTGGGCTGGGCGATGGCGGCTTCGGTCTCCGGGCTGTTGTTTAACGTCACGCCGCTGGCCAACTTTCTGCTCAGCAGCGGTACCTCGGTACTGATGCTGCTGGTGCTGATTAGCCTCAAAATCGGCGATGAGCAGCTGCGTAATAACAGCGTTATTTCCGCCAATAAGATTGTCTTCGCCGATGTGCTGATGCTCCTGAAAAACCGCAAATTCTGGATGTTCAGCCTCTACGTCGCCGGGGTGGCGTGGATGATGTTTATCGCCGAACAGCAATTCCCGCGCTACTTCGTATCATTCTTCGCCACCAAAGAGCAGGGAAATGCCTGGTACGGCTACCTGAGCACCGTCCAGTCGGGTATGGAATTCCTGATGATGATGTGTATCCCGTGGCTGGTGAATCACTACGGCGCCAAGCGCGGCCTGGTGTTCTGCGGCTGCGTGGTCGGGGCTCGGCTGATCGCCTCCGGACTCACCAGTGACCCGATAGTGATCTCTATCATCAAACCGTTTTATGGCGTCGAGATCGCGCTGCTGCTGATCTCGGTCTTTAAATACATCGCCGAACACTTCCATCGTCGGATTAACGCCACGATGTACCTGCTGGGCTACCAGGCGATGATTTACGTGGGGTCGATTGTGGTCGCCCCACCTGCTGGCTATCTGTACGACAAGATAGGCTTTGAGCATACCTATCTGCTGATGGGCTGCTGCGCCCTGATATTTACGCTGATTTCCGCCTTTACGCTGTCGCGCTGCCAGTCTAAGTGCGATGTCTCACGCCCCTTTGCTCCGGCATTAGATTCCGCCCCGGTTGAACCGGCCAAACATTAA
- a CDS encoding DJ-1/PfpI family protein encodes MKSVAVLLAPGFEEGEAIVTIDILRRLNITVQTIACGESREVVSYHAISMVADSTLKASFDCTFDAVVLPGGPEGSVNLAKSAEVIAFVRRHDEMGKYICPICSAAARVLGGNGLLKGRRYVCSGDLWKTVSEGRYVDAEVVEDGNLLSGRGLGNVFDFAFTLAARLQGDDALAREQASHIEYAWQDSDPVYGLAKSDV; translated from the coding sequence ATGAAAAGCGTAGCCGTGCTATTGGCCCCCGGTTTTGAAGAGGGGGAAGCGATCGTCACCATTGATATCCTGCGTCGCCTGAATATTACGGTGCAGACGATTGCCTGCGGCGAGAGCCGCGAAGTGGTGAGCTATCACGCCATCTCAATGGTGGCGGACAGCACCCTCAAAGCCAGTTTCGATTGCACCTTTGACGCCGTGGTGTTACCGGGCGGCCCGGAGGGCAGCGTTAACCTGGCGAAAAGCGCGGAGGTCATCGCCTTCGTCCGCCGCCACGATGAAATGGGCAAATATATCTGCCCGATTTGTTCCGCCGCCGCCCGTGTGCTGGGCGGTAACGGGCTGCTGAAGGGGCGCCGCTACGTCTGTTCCGGCGATCTGTGGAAAACAGTCAGCGAGGGCAGGTACGTCGATGCCGAGGTGGTGGAAGACGGCAATCTGCTGAGCGGTCGCGGCCTGGGTAACGTATTTGATTTCGCCTTTACCCTGGCGGCGCGATTACAGGGCGATGATGCCCTGGCGCGCGAGCAGGCCAGCCATATTGAGTACGCGTGGCAGGATAGCGATCCCGTTTACGGGCTGGCAAAAAGCGATGTGTGA
- a CDS encoding PDR/VanB family oxidoreductase produces the protein MLSVIVDGLWREGDKSLAVRLVAENGAALPAWQPGAHIDVHLPCGLVRQYSLTGACEDEGYLICVGRETASRGGSRYVHETLRPGQKLTISTPRNLFPLVQAERVLLLAAGIGITPLFAMALQLKAAGTPFTLHYYVKNRESAAFVQELSKYGECIIHTLSPRSALAEHLPIPEAGLHAWVCGPAGFMEKVRNVAKTKGWDNAHIHSEAFQPAAPAAGHETGEIFTVKLASTGERWPVPADKTIAQVLQANGVDVPLSCEMGICGACLTPVIDGVVDHRDSVQSEAEKGATNQQVALCCSRSHSGELVIGL, from the coding sequence ATGTTGAGCGTTATCGTTGATGGGCTGTGGCGTGAGGGGGATAAAAGCCTCGCCGTCAGGCTGGTGGCGGAAAACGGCGCCGCGCTACCGGCGTGGCAGCCCGGCGCGCATATTGATGTACACCTGCCCTGCGGCCTGGTGCGCCAGTATTCCCTGACCGGAGCCTGTGAGGACGAAGGGTATCTTATCTGCGTGGGGCGCGAAACCGCCTCGCGCGGCGGGTCGCGCTACGTTCACGAGACGCTGCGGCCTGGACAGAAACTCACGATCTCCACCCCACGCAATCTGTTCCCGCTCGTTCAGGCAGAGCGGGTTTTACTCCTGGCTGCGGGCATTGGCATTACGCCGCTGTTTGCGATGGCCCTGCAGCTGAAGGCGGCCGGAACGCCGTTTACGCTGCATTATTACGTTAAAAATCGCGAAAGCGCGGCGTTTGTTCAGGAACTCTCAAAGTACGGTGAGTGCATCATTCATACCCTCAGCCCCCGCTCAGCGCTGGCAGAACATCTCCCCATACCGGAAGCGGGACTGCATGCCTGGGTGTGCGGACCTGCGGGTTTTATGGAGAAAGTCCGCAATGTGGCAAAGACGAAGGGATGGGATAACGCCCACATTCACAGCGAGGCGTTTCAGCCTGCTGCGCCTGCCGCTGGTCATGAAACCGGCGAGATCTTTACCGTTAAACTGGCCTCCACCGGGGAGCGCTGGCCGGTGCCTGCGGATAAGACCATTGCCCAGGTCTTACAGGCAAACGGCGTAGACGTACCGCTGTCCTGTGAAATGGGGATCTGCGGCGCCTGCCTGACGCCGGTGATTGACGGCGTGGTGGATCACCGGGACAGCGTGCAGTCGGAGGCGGAAAAAGGCGCAACAAACCAGCAGGTGGCGCTCTGCTGCTCGCGGAGCCATTCGGGGGAGCTGGTGATTGGGCTGTAA
- the hpxD gene encoding molybdenum cofactor-independent xanthine hydroxylase subunit HpxD: protein MKREPTPPAHCTFEPEDWLRLAKCWHPVARACDIGPAPVKATLLDEQLVIYRINDQVVVARDVCPHRGVPLTLGFHDEHGIICPYHGLRFGEDGRCNRIPSSPDQPVPAKLNLINYAVEERFGLIWTCLAFDPDNPVPLPAMPHWDDDGFQQINCPAFEVNGFAGRQVEGFLDVAHFAWIHTDTFADPNNQLVPTYQPQETPFGFVADYWSSVSNYPASSDVQAPEGFQWLRHFEMHLPFTATLTIHFPGESRLVIMNAASPVSSRVTRMFAPIARNFDLHIPVEDVHAFNLRIFEEDRLMVETQRPESLPLDLTLEAHIPADKSSIAYRRGLKKMGFGEFFLV from the coding sequence ATGAAAAGAGAACCGACTCCACCCGCCCACTGTACTTTTGAGCCAGAGGACTGGCTGCGCCTGGCGAAATGCTGGCATCCGGTTGCACGCGCCTGCGACATCGGCCCGGCACCGGTTAAAGCAACCCTGCTGGATGAACAGCTGGTCATTTACCGGATTAACGACCAGGTCGTGGTCGCCCGGGATGTCTGTCCGCACCGTGGCGTGCCGCTGACGCTGGGCTTTCACGATGAGCACGGCATTATTTGTCCGTACCACGGCTTACGCTTCGGAGAGGACGGGCGCTGCAACCGTATCCCGTCCAGCCCCGACCAGCCCGTTCCGGCGAAGCTGAACCTGATTAACTACGCCGTGGAGGAGCGCTTTGGCCTGATCTGGACCTGTCTGGCCTTTGACCCGGATAATCCGGTACCGCTGCCCGCCATGCCGCACTGGGATGACGACGGATTCCAGCAGATTAACTGCCCGGCGTTCGAGGTGAATGGCTTCGCCGGTCGCCAGGTGGAAGGATTTCTGGACGTAGCGCACTTTGCCTGGATCCACACCGATACCTTTGCCGATCCCAATAATCAGCTGGTTCCCACCTATCAGCCGCAGGAGACGCCGTTCGGTTTCGTGGCCGATTACTGGAGTTCCGTGAGCAACTATCCCGCCAGTTCAGACGTCCAGGCTCCGGAGGGCTTCCAGTGGCTGCGTCATTTTGAAATGCATCTGCCGTTTACCGCCACGCTGACGATCCATTTCCCGGGGGAATCCCGACTGGTGATTATGAACGCCGCGTCGCCGGTATCATCGCGGGTGACCCGGATGTTCGCCCCTATCGCGCGCAACTTCGATCTGCATATTCCGGTGGAAGATGTGCATGCCTTCAATCTGCGTATTTTTGAAGAAGACCGTCTGATGGTCGAAACCCAGCGCCCGGAAAGCCTGCCGCTGGATCTGACGCTCGAAGCCCATATCCCGGCGGATAAAAGCTCGATTGCCTACCGTCGGGGACTGAAAAAGATGGGATTCGGCGAATTTTTCCTGGTATGA
- the hpxO gene encoding FAD-dependent urate hydroxylase HpxO, with protein MKAIVIGAGIGGLSAAVALKKAGIDCTVFEAVKAIKPVGAAISIWPNGVKCMQHLGMGDIIETYGGPMRFMAYKDYRRGDTLTRFSLAPLVERTGGRPCPVSRAELQREMLDFWGRDNVQFGKRVERVREDDAGVSVTFTDGTAATGDFLIAADGSHSAVRPYVLGYTPERRYAGYVNWNGLVKIDEEIAPAHQWTTFVGEGKRVSLMPVSGGRFYFFFDVPLPAGLAEDRTTLRADLTGYFRGWAPPVQKLIAALDPDTTNRIEIHDIEPFDTLVRGNVALLGDAGHSTTPDIGQGGCAAMEDAVVLGECLRENHNITLALRQYEALRCDRVRDLVLKARKRCDVTHGKDMTLTQAWYQELKEETGERIINGLCETIQGGPLG; from the coding sequence ATGAAAGCAATCGTTATTGGTGCGGGAATTGGCGGCCTGAGCGCCGCTGTTGCGCTGAAGAAAGCGGGCATCGACTGTACCGTGTTTGAAGCCGTCAAAGCGATCAAGCCCGTCGGAGCGGCCATCTCCATCTGGCCTAACGGCGTGAAATGCATGCAGCACCTCGGCATGGGCGACATCATCGAGACGTACGGCGGGCCGATGCGTTTTATGGCCTACAAAGATTACCGGCGCGGCGATACCCTGACCCGCTTTAGCCTCGCGCCGCTGGTCGAGCGCACCGGCGGGCGTCCCTGCCCCGTCTCGCGCGCGGAACTTCAGCGCGAAATGCTGGACTTCTGGGGGCGCGATAACGTGCAGTTTGGCAAGCGCGTCGAACGTGTCCGGGAAGATGACGCGGGCGTGAGCGTCACCTTCACCGATGGCACCGCGGCAACCGGGGATTTTCTGATTGCCGCCGACGGCAGCCACTCGGCGGTTCGTCCGTATGTGCTGGGGTATACGCCGGAGCGCCGCTACGCCGGTTACGTGAACTGGAACGGGCTGGTGAAGATTGATGAAGAGATTGCCCCGGCGCACCAGTGGACCACCTTCGTTGGTGAGGGCAAACGCGTATCGCTGATGCCCGTCTCCGGCGGACGCTTCTACTTCTTCTTTGACGTGCCGCTCCCTGCGGGTCTGGCAGAAGATCGCACTACCCTGCGTGCCGATCTTACGGGCTACTTCCGCGGCTGGGCGCCGCCGGTGCAAAAGCTTATCGCCGCGCTCGATCCTGACACCACTAACCGGATTGAAATCCACGACATCGAACCGTTCGATACCCTGGTGCGCGGCAACGTCGCGCTGCTCGGCGATGCCGGGCACAGCACCACGCCGGATATCGGCCAGGGCGGCTGTGCAGCGATGGAAGATGCCGTGGTGCTGGGCGAATGCCTGCGAGAGAACCACAACATTACGCTGGCGCTGCGACAGTACGAAGCGCTGCGCTGCGACCGGGTGCGTGACCTGGTGCTGAAGGCGCGCAAACGCTGCGACGTCACCCACGGCAAAGACATGACGTTGACGCAGGCCTGGTATCAGGAGCTGAAAGAGGAGACCGGGGAGCGCATCATCAACGGTCTGTGCGAAACCATTCAGGGCGGCCCGTTAGGCTGA
- the uraD gene encoding 2-oxo-4-hydroxy-4-carboxy-5-ureidoimidazoline decarboxylase: protein MIALHDFNRLPEKEALARLHPCVAIPGWAEALVRGRPYSRREDVFSTALALTQCWDETALTLALSAHPRIGEKPAGSQAEAALSRQEQGAVNDRDAALTQALREGNARYEARFGRVFLIRAKGRSGEEILQALNARLENNDTQEVLTALEQLREITLLRLEGVISE, encoded by the coding sequence ATGATCGCACTGCACGACTTTAATAGGCTTCCTGAGAAAGAGGCTCTCGCGCGGCTCCACCCCTGCGTGGCGATCCCCGGCTGGGCTGAAGCCCTGGTACGCGGGCGGCCCTATTCCCGCCGGGAAGACGTGTTCAGTACGGCACTGGCGCTGACGCAATGCTGGGATGAGACGGCGTTAACGCTAGCCCTGAGCGCCCATCCGCGTATCGGGGAAAAGCCCGCGGGTTCCCAGGCGGAGGCAGCACTGTCGCGGCAGGAACAGGGCGCGGTGAATGACCGCGATGCTGCCCTGACGCAGGCGTTACGGGAGGGAAACGCCCGCTATGAAGCCCGTTTCGGACGGGTCTTTCTTATCCGCGCGAAGGGCCGCAGCGGAGAAGAGATCTTACAGGCGCTGAACGCGCGGCTGGAAAACAACGATACGCAGGAAGTATTGACCGCGCTGGAACAGCTGCGGGAAATTACGCTGCTGCGGCTGGAAGGAGTCATTAGCGAATGA
- the uraH gene encoding hydroxyisourate hydrolase yields the protein MSTLSTHILDISTGKPAEGVTVHLERDGEIMATGVTNASGRITEFVPNLAKGRYRLVAEIGKWFSDTGRETIYPCAQIEFVTGESADEHFHLPFVIAPGGWSTYRGS from the coding sequence ATGAGCACACTCAGCACCCATATTCTCGATATTTCAACGGGGAAACCCGCCGAGGGCGTGACGGTTCATCTTGAGCGGGACGGGGAGATCATGGCGACTGGCGTCACGAACGCCAGTGGGCGCATCACAGAATTCGTCCCGAACCTGGCAAAAGGCCGCTACCGGCTGGTGGCCGAAATCGGTAAGTGGTTTAGCGACACAGGCCGTGAGACGATCTATCCCTGCGCGCAGATTGAGTTTGTGACGGGAGAATCGGCAGACGAGCATTTCCATCTGCCGTTTGTGATTGCGCCCGGTGGCTGGTCAACCTACCGGGGCAGCTGA